The nucleotide sequence atgtatagggaatagtagggagaatatgcatactgatgcataaagtggttttattttcttaatgttTTCAGACTGCGACGGTACAAGCCAACCAAATCACGCCTGGATTTCATCCGCCCACTGGTTGCCATTAGCGACAAGCCAGAGTTTATTTGAGCGGCAgtaagagaaattaaatacaaatttaataaatataGTTTTAAATTATTAACTCAAAAAGCTGCTAGTATTAGTTATAGTGCCTCAGTTGTTTTACGAATACAGAAGCTACAAAGTACGCTCCGCTGATCAGCAAAAATAATATGGCTTTTTCCAGTTTGGCGTAAATCTTCTTTCTTAGGACAACTTTGTTGGTAGATTTTTTCCATAGCTTGCTTAGCTGTTAACTCGTTTTCCCTCGCTAGTATTCTCTGTAGAACTACGAATACAAAGCCATCCCTTCAAAAAATTTTGGAATACCCAATTATGATAATTTCGCGGTTTAGGTATTTCAAcagtttttaactctttgaaaTGCCCAAATTTCAGGGATGTTATTTGAAGCGTTTTACGCATCTCACGGGCCAGATAATGCCTCACGGATTTTGCTTCTGGTCGTATTGAACGAAAAATTAACactcaaagacaaatcttttTAGCCTGGGTAAGCTTCTTAATGTGACAAGCAGATAGGATTAATAAAAGGTAATATTTTAGATTCGCCCGTTTGATGCCAGCtattaatttatgaaattttccttaaatgttTTGTGCCATTCAACACGGAAGTTAGTggtaattatttcacattttaatatttatatcgTAGACTATTTAATTCTTAGAAAATCTTTATTTGTTTACCCATGGCTCAGAAATTTGTGTGTCGAACGTTCTCAACACTGCATTATGCTCGTTCCCCATCATCAAGTTTTTGTAGACTGGAGTCCTCGAGGGACGAGAGGTAAAAGCGATTGTGTGGTGCAGTAGTTCTCGCCAAATTATTCGCTGAAGAGACTGAGAACGAATCTGATACTTCCGTAGAGAAATTGAGCTGACATTTTATGTTTTTCGTTTTAGTACAGCGGAATACTAGAATACGTTAGTTTGGTTGTATCCCAATTTTCGTGTCATCAAATTTTCACTAATCGAAGGAGAAACGCTCTGAAATTTTAACTCTCAattgtattattttaaaaaaattgttagaaaaCCTAGCAATCGTGAACTGTCGAAAATTCTAGATTAGCTTCAATTGGGTTGGGGAGGGAAGGGTTGGTCTATGCGCGTCAAGAGGGCACGTTACTATTTGATATCAAATGAGAATGTTATTTTATAGCGCTAACTTAAACAACTAATTTAATGCACCTTATCATTGTACATAGATTTAACAAAGTTGTATTTTGCTTAATAAATTCAcactaaaacatttttatgGGTATCttgtaattatttattacttCATGGATGTGGTCCTAAATAAATAAGCCATGATTCATTGCCGTTTTTACTGAACCACATCTGTGGTCACCCTTCGAGTAAAATCCCCATTATTCTTTTACTACAATTGGGGCAGAGGAAGGAATTTTTCCTACGAATAATGTAGGGGGGCTGTGCATAAATTAACTCCAGTCAGCCAATGACGACCTTGAAATCTAAAAGTTCATGCGCTCAGCCGTTTCTGTTATGTACAATATCACAGAGTGGAATCATTTACAAGGTTTGTCCACTTTTCACAGCGCAGCAAAATCCTCCTTGAGTTGATTTAGGACATCTTTACTGTCGCTGTGATCCGGATAGCCTTCTAAGGAATTAGTTATGGAGCTGTGACTGCTCTGTAAGTCTCCAATCTACAAAATTACACACAaaataaattgagaaaaaagcaaacaaacaaagcgTTTAATACTGAGAGGCACGAGACTGTGGGGTTGCTTCAGGAtgagtaacaaagaaaaatcgGAAGTAGCACTGTCTGTTTTCATCTacgaaaaattgaaagaatttgCTGACTGGCAACTATTTTTAACATTCTTTGCCCCAAAAATAAACTCTCAGTTCCATCATTAACCAGTAGTCTCGTatccagaccttccacggccaaggAATCGTGAGATCCTACATTTCAGTGACACGGTAGACGcaagatctgggtacgagattagcCGACCAGCTGAGGGTAATTTCGGACCCTGTTTGCTGGCCACTGAACGCAAGCTTGTGTTAAGTTGAAAACAGTCGCACTCTCTTTGCAGTTAATCAACACcgaaaaaagaatgaaatgacAAACCTTAAGTGACAGCAGTCCATGATTGTAGTGGGGCTCATACATATGAGGAGCGAGAGACGCCGCCGCCTGAAGGAACGCGCGGGCCTGGAAAAGAACATTAAATCAGGTTTCACATTTGAAAATGCAACAGTTGTCAAGTTTATCGAACAAGGAGTTATGAAACACAATGATGGCCTCAGCAATTAAATCAAATTCCCCTAGATAATTTACTGCTACCTATTCATTACTTTGTGGAGAGGCacgggggggaaggggaggggggagaggagaGGAGACGGGAAGAGGGGTGTGTTTAAGTGTCTTGCCCGAGGAAAAATTCGACAAAGGCTCGACCTAAGACCTCTTAATGAGGAGTCCAACCTGCTAAACATATGGACACCGTGACTTCTacggaaaataatttttaacgaACAGTGAAAAGTTTTACCTGTTCTGTGTGACCCTTTCGCATTTCAAGTACGCCCAGATTATTGTAGGCTTCGGCGTGATCGTTGTTCGATGCCAGAGCGAGCCTGAAACATTGGTAGGCAAGCTGAATGTCACCAATACCCTGAAACCAAAAAGCACAGTTCGATAATATTTacactgaaacaaaaagatgCCCTAAAAAGTAAAGATCTCATGCCCCACCGCGAACGGACCCCATACATAAGATTTTTTCTGCGATGTTTTTCGATAAAGGCACGCGCGGGTCATATGACAAAAATCCTTCATTCTTCACATTGTATAATTTTAATATAAAAAGCGAATCTTTACCACAGCGACGTGACCGATGTTGTACCAAACATCCGCCATGTTTTCATCCGAGGCCAGAGCCAATGCTCTTTCGAAACAGTTCAATGTCATGTCGTACTGTTGAGCGAAAAAACAGCACAGGCCAAGATTTGTGAACAGTTCTGCATTGTATACTCCCATCTGGAGAAGACGGctgtgaaaggaaaaagtcaGCTGTATTAGCATACTAGTCTGCTGTGGCAGTAATTTTAAGAGGTAGTCGTTCCCAAGACTCCTGCACCTTTAAATGGGCACAAAATTCAAAGCTTTCCCCAAACTCTTTTACCAAATCACCCTCTGGGGGAAACGGCGTGACAATATTTGGCTAAGAATGAGTAGGGGTAAAACTACGTGATCTGTGCAGAAAAGCGATTGTCCGCTAAGAAGGTCAGTTCCCTAAAAAATTTCTCGCACATAACGAAGCACTTGTTGCAGCTAACAAAAGCTATTTCCTTCCCACCATTCCGGTATTCATTCCGGCGTTTTCACCGGTTACCTATTTCTGAAGCGCCGGTTActttaaaaagacaaaacagtGAAATACCTTCTTGATCTGAGATATATGTTAATCTCTGCTTTATTTTCGAAGATACCCAAAGATCTTgattaaaacttaaaagaaaacactgaataaAAGTAAGTGGTATAGTCGCTGGAAAAATAGATTCTCTTGCCCTTTGCTTCTAACTggctgtttttttgttttgtttttttgttttgttttgtttggtttttttttggggggggagggggttgtttgtttatttgtttggttgctttttttttttaaggttggCTTCTAAAATATCTCTGAAAAACACTACCGCACTTACCGATAAAATCTGAGTGCTATTTCCGGCTGATCGGTGTAAAAATGATGCGTTGCAATGCAAGCGATAGCCTCCACATATGTGTTGTCATAATGAAGAACATCCTTATACAGCTTGACTGCGTTCGTCATGTCATTTAACTCCTGAGGATACATCAAAGAAAAGCAATAAAGGTCTGCTACAGTTCTTAGTCTGCTATGAATGACATTTTTTCCTATCAACTCAATACATATAAGTCACACTGCCGGAAGACAAAGGGAGGCCATTAATCGGCCCCCTTCcttaaattaagattttttcctATAAAGATTAATCCGTGTTTTGAGAAAACTCAGgtgaaatagaaaaattgatGACACTTTTAATGGTGCTCTGCAATCTCTCACGCAAATCTTTTACGACGAATTCCCccgttaaaaattaattcccaTATTCTCGGTGGTGAAGTTACACTAGGGGTTACCTTCAGTTAGCGTCATGTACGCAAATCTTAACGGTGACGCTcagaaaaacataaatttaaaagaCAATCTGCTAAAACTGTTCTCTAGACTTTTGCGAAAGCATTTTTGAAGTGTCAGTTCACCTCAGGAAAGGTCCCAGACCTCTCTCTTGACATGTTTTATAAAGGACCGaggaaaacggaaaaaattttaaaaaaagacgcATACAAGACCACTGTTCTGCTcactaaatatttctttgttagATCGTGGCCGTCGCTGTCTTGTCATGTGGGAGGTCCCCTTTATAAAAGTCAGACGGACACATCACAGAAACTTGTCCTTGTAATTGGGAACAAGTATTCTTAGTAACACGTTCTGGCAAAGTTAATAATCTGAGATATATTTCCTTACCTCGTGGATACGGGCTATTCCTGTTAGAAGAGTAGTCTCTCCAGGAAATTTCTCTAAGGCCTGCAGAATGGATGGAATTAGAACCAATAGAGGAAAGTATGTCAGAATGTTGTAACAGAGCGCTTTTAGATTTGTGACGTTAAAAAAATACCGAATTAATCGTAACCGGGAAAAACGTGGGTAACCAAGTCGGTATAAGCACGCTATTGATTGGTTGCGGGGGCGAAAGTTCTTCACCGATCACTGAGAGCACAGCGAAGCAAAACTATTGAcaccaaagagaaaattgatCTCAGGATGGACAGACACAACTCAGCACTATGACAGGGGTGGAGAGAGTGAGGGGAGACATAACACGCAAAGACAAACCTTTTTGTATACTTCAACAGCAGTCATTGGTTGGTCGAGCCTCCTATACACTTTACAAAGATACAGATAAGTATCCACAACGTCTTGATCACGTAGCGCAGATTTAAGCTGCCTCTCGGCATCACGATACATACCAAGTCTGGAAAACAGAAAGCAAAAATATCCATTTCGAATCTAACTGGTCAAGAAAGTAGGGCAAATTTTCTGGAACAATCACATAGCGAAACAAAGAACAACCAAAGCAATTCCACACACATCAGATTTCTtccaacactcaattgaaaattgctctcttAAACATGAGTAACTGTACCTGTAATAACTTTTTGCAAGTTGGACTTTCCACCACCAGTCTTTAAACTGACACTCTTCAGTTGCTTTGGCCGCAAGCTCTAATGCCTGAAAAGAACAGGTACATCACAGTCTTTGAAGAGGCACATGTCTTAACTTAGGAACATACTATGACTTTTCGTTCCAGCGAACTCTGCTCAAGGTAGAGCAAACCTCGCtctcacgaagggctaacgctcgaaacgtcagcttaaaactctttacggtggccaatttacgttatcaactcagttgataatgcttaATTATTTACTAGAGTTTTGCTCAAGATACTTTTAAAAGTGCCAGTAATTTGGTTACCACTGAACACGATGAGAGAGCCATAGGGAACAGTCCCTGATTCTGAACAGTTTACTTTCATATGATTACGGCTTCTGGTATTTTTAGCAACAGTTGACATAAACACACGGGAGACATTATCTTACAATTATAATCTAGtgcttttcttattttcatatttttatttttttccttcattacTTACATTTCGCACATCATTTTCATGGTGGAAAATGTATTCAAACAAGacctgaaaaattaaaaaaccaaaagatTAGCAGAATTGCTCCTTAAATGCGTTAAAATTCCTTCATTATTGATGTTATTTTACACCagaatccttttttttcctgttatttattcattttcttttaagtaataTGTTGATGTGTACACCATACCTTTGCAAGACTTTGCCTCTGTGCATATTTAGACAAGTTGAGTTTTGCAATGTTTATAAATGGTCCATCAGGTTGTGACAGCAtggaagcctgaaaaaaaaaaataaagaaaaagtttccATGAGGGTTCTGTTCTTGTGGAATTCACTCCACAAGAACTGTTTCGCTTAAGGTTTGGATCTTctgcatgcaaaaatgaaattaaaacagcaaaataatttaaaaagagagagaattGCCAATCAAGTACATGTATTTTGTATATTTGTATATCATGCATGGATACCTTGTTAACTAACATTTCAAAAAGCTGTCTGGATAGTAAAAAGTGTAACAAGTTCAAAAATAAGGCATTcagaccttaaaaaaaaaaccaaatttcaaCTATTTTAATCCATATACAAGATACTTACAGTACCAAGACGAACATGTCTGCCAGATGCACTTGTCACTGGTCTAAGAATTTGAATGACAGATTATTGGTTTAGCTGCTTCATTTgtttaaacatttaaaagtaGTACTATATTTTGCCCTCAactatcatttttatcaattctCTAACATTTTTCTCAAGATAAGGGGTTACAAAAGCTATTCCATTTTTATTTACACATTCTTGTTTTCTGTCTCTTGATGTACATGTATCTCTGGAAGGGTATAACTAAGTTAGACACTCTTAAACAAACACTTAGGAAATTTCACAGAagaaaatgtgatgagaattgaccaagacagaatttctcacaACAATATCAAATAGACAGGAtatgcaaataaagaaaaatatcaatttgggggtTGTTACAGACACGTAGTTgatctaagaccaaattctccaaactaacattacaagaattgtatggcagacagtaaggagaataagtattgagatcttgggagtgaaaagcTTAAGAACTATGTTTCACAAAgactaaaatattttgcaagaaaaaaaacggaATTTGCTTAACTCTACAGAGACATAGAGCTTTAGTTTTTGCAAGAATTGCTCAGTTTACAGCCAAATAAACATTAACAGTACAACTCATGGGATAAAAATTTCAGCAATATTCCTACGCAGCATGCACAAACTTTCAAGTTGCGCAactcaaacaaaaaccaatctTTTGATGAACTttcttcaaatgtaaattatgtaACTTTTGTCCAATACATAGTATACTACACCTTGCTGTTTGAGCAGTACGTGGAGTTCTGATGGCTTGTTCCATGGTTCCTGGTCTTCCACTTTGTGTTCCAGGTCTGACAAATCCACTAACTGGACGTCCTGATTGGGACATGGGTCTGGAATACAAGCATAGTGTAGCTTTGAAGTAATTATTCCATTTGTTATAACGACATATACAAAAGTGCAAAgcgaatgagaaaaaaaattcagctgcTAGTCAATTCCTGATAAAAAAGGGTACCATTTTGCTGCTTTGTATTACCTGACTCCAGGAGTAGGGGCCCCATGCCCTGTGCTTGTTCCTGGTTTCTTCAGTGAAGTTCCAGGTCCTGATGGTTATTGaaccaaagaaaacatgttCACCCTTTATACCCTGACATCACTGAGCTGGTAACCACCAGAGTTCTGCTGGCTAGTTGATAATATATTGCTGGTTACTCTGGTCAAAATAATTAACTTCTGGCCATTAATGACCATTTCACAGTCACCTACTTTTCCCAAATCTGACGCcaactttaaaacattttgaaacccctgcatcagtatattctctatactgttccctgaacatttcctagggtgcagacaaggagaatttgtttaataatcaagagctcctttagtggatgatcatttccattatccTTATGCcattaatgtttgattaaggggttacattgtaagaagaaattaaagGCTAGTCTCTTTTAGGGCTCAAAGTCTCAGCTAACGCAAGACCAAAAGCAGAAGACATGGAGTCCTGGCAGAGTTACAGTGATGTTTGCATCCATCTAAATGAAATTTGGTTGTCTTATTTTTCTGTAGATATCTTGGCTATGAGGATTGTTGCTAATAGGGGTTTACTCTATAGGCCTGTACAAAGCTtgtaacaaattttcaaaacttatgATGTCAATCTTTCC is from Pocillopora verrucosa isolate sample1 chromosome 7, ASM3666991v2, whole genome shotgun sequence and encodes:
- the LOC131789070 gene encoding tetratricopeptide repeat protein 8; amino-acid sequence: MASTGMDPLFLAMSFYRRRKFEECSEVCTELLKKNPYDQASWCLKTRALTEQVYVDEVDVDEEGIAEMLMDDNAVAQLPRPGTSLKKPGTSTGHGAPTPGVRPMSQSGRPVSGFVRPGTQSGRPGTMEQAIRTPRTAQTARPVTSASGRHVRLGTASMLSQPDGPFINIAKLNLSKYAQRQSLAKVLFEYIFHHENDVRNALELAAKATEECQFKDWWWKVQLAKSYYRLGMYRDAERQLKSALRDQDVVDTYLYLCKVYRRLDQPMTAVEVYKKALEKFPGETTLLTGIARIHEELNDMTNAVKLYKDVLHYDNTYVEAIACIATHHFYTDQPEIALRFYRRLLQMGVYNAELFTNLGLCCFFAQQYDMTLNCFERALALASDENMADVWYNIGHVAVGIGDIQLAYQCFRLALASNNDHAEAYNNLGVLEMRKGHTEQARAFLQAAASLAPHMYEPHYNHGLLSLKIGDLQSSHSSITNSLEGYPDHSDSKDVLNQLKEDFAAL